The Synchiropus splendidus isolate RoL2022-P1 chromosome 1, RoL_Sspl_1.0, whole genome shotgun sequence genome includes a window with the following:
- the LOC128760549 gene encoding CLIP-associating protein 1-like isoform X9 encodes MEEEVAVVGVEYLLEQVMQKDMGKRLQVGQEITELILDQERTPDLEKDQTMLDRTVDAVASSWVNSNNFKVVLFGMDILSALITRLQERFRTQVGTVLPSLIDRLGDAKDQVRDQDQSLLLKLMDQAANPQYVWERLMGGFKHKNYRTREGLCLCLISTLNVFGSQSLTLSKMVPQICNLLGDPNSQVRDGAMNCLVEIYRHVGERVRIDLGKKGLPQSWLNALFSRFDEVQRSGNMVPSPVSDKNLDDDDSVDGGRSSSSSRTGSSCGRKNVSMGSFRRPAPPSGASGNKGAGRDGLAAGAVDEEDFIQAFEDVPTVQIYSNREVEETMTKIRDVLSDDKKDWELRVAALKKVRSLLLAGAADYEGFLPQLRLMEPLFKQSAKDLRSQVVREACITLGHLSSVLGSRFDHAAESVLPALVNLVPNSAKVMATSGIAAIRLLLRHTHYPRLIPIITSNCSSKSVAVRRRCYEFLDLALQEWHTSSLERHSALLTETIKKGIYDADGDARAVARRCYWSFHAHFTREAESLFQSLEASYQRALQAHLRSGDSAMSLPVSGRSSSSSQESLNRPLSVKSTAGRVKAPQPSRTPITSSSSLQRSRSDVDVNAAASAASHTRMTPVSSTASSSTFSTLPPGSYASLGRVRTRRTSAGNGATVTDSRGRSRGKVVSQSQPGSRSGSPGRLLSTTYRRIPRPTVGPTHSSSSVSRPRGHRSQGCSRETSPSRAGADRLSEHSRLSASVNAMKILNTSTEVEAAVADALRRPVRRRFESPGMNSDDDANSDASSACSERSYSSRNGGAAPLYLRQTEDVAEVLNHCASSNWSERKEGLLGLQNLLKSHRTLSRVELKRLCEIFTRMFADPHSKVFSMFLETLVDFIVLHRDDLQDWLFVLLTQLLKKMGADLLGSVQAKVQRALDVTRESFPCDHQFNILMRFIVDQTQTPNLKVKVALLRYVEALTRQMDPTHFVNTSETRLAVSRIITWTAEPKSSDVRKAAQVVLISLFELNTPEFTMLLGALPKTFQDGTTKLLHSHLRNVGAASNISTASPSNSGRSLPRQSSSRSSPLTSPTSCSHASLSPSALEDDSENLNSEELYSSLRGVTEAIQNFSFRSQEDLMEPLRREGRREMLGGGASTDSDTRLCGDVVEGGRMALDNKTSLLNTPSPPSFAGPRFRDYNPYNYSDGISMMDKGGLKEGLLDESGRHPESVENKIMNPKGYQGGGAAEQLELVAELLKELSSTQVGERNPEDRRATLLELLKVAREDSAAVWEEHFKTMLLLLLETLEDRDHTIRALALRVLREILRNQPARFKNYAELTIMKTLEAHKDSHKEVVRAAEEAASTLAGSAHPEQCIKVLCPIVQTADFPINLAAIKMQTRAIERVTKEPLHQLLPDVIPGLLQGYDNTESSVRKASVFCLVAIYSVIGEELKPYLAQLTGSQMKLLNLYIKRAQTSASNSSSSSDISSY; translated from the exons ATGGAAGAGGAGGTGGCGGTCGTGGGTGTGGAATATTTGCTGGAGCAGGTGATGCAGAAGGACATGGGGAAGAGGCTCCAGGTGGGTCAGGAGATCACGGAGCTCATTCTGGACCAGGAGCGTACCCCGGATCTGGAAAAGGACCAGACCATGTTGGATCGGACAGTGGACGCCGTGGCCAGCTCCTGGGTCAACTCAAATAACTTTAAA GTGGTGTTATTTGGGATGGACATCCTTTCAGCTCTGATCACACGACTTCAGGAAAGATTCAGGACTCAGGTGGGCACAG TGCTTCCTAGTTTGATTGATCGTCTTGGAGATGCCAAGGACCAAGtgagagaccaagaccagtctctgctgctaaAGTTGATGGACCAGGCTGCCAACCCACAG TACGTGTGGGAAAGGTTGATGGGAGGTTTTAAACACAAGAACTACAGGACCAGAGAAGGACTCTGCCTCTGTCTCATCTCAACACTCAATGT GTTTGGATCTCAGAGTTTAACACTCAGTAAGATGGTCCCTCAAATCTGTAACCTGCTTGGAGATCCGAACAGTCAG GTTCGTGATGGAGCCATGAATTGTCTAGTAGAGATCTACCGTCATGTGGGAGAGAGAGTTCGGATCGACTTGGGCAAGAAGGGACTGCCGCAGTCTTG GTTAAATGCCCTATTCAGCCGCTTTGATGAAGTCCAGAGGTCTGGAAACATGGTGCCATCACCAGTTTCAG ATAAGAATTTGGATGACGATGACTCTGTGGATGGCGGGCgctcttcgtcctcctccagAACCGGATCGTCTTGTGGGAGGAAAAACGTGAGCATGGGGTCATTCAGACGCCCTGCCCCTCCCTCAGGAGCGTCTGGCAACAAGGGAGCTG GCAGGGACGGTCTGGCTGCTGGTGCTGTGGATGAGGAAGACTTCATCCAGGCGTTCGAGGATGTTCCAACAGTCCAG ATTTATTCAAACAGAGAGGTGGAGGAAACAATGACAAAGATCAGAGATGTTTTGTCGGATGACAAGAAAGACTGGGAGCTGAGAGTGGCGGCG CTTAAGAAGGTTCGCTCTTTGCTTCTGGCTGGCGCAGCAGATTATGAAGGGTTTCTGCCTCAGCTGCGGCTGATGGAGCCTCTGTTCAAACAGTCTGCAAAAGACCTGCGTTCACAGGTTGTTCGGGAGGCTTGTATCACATTAGG ACACCTGTCTTCAGTATTGGGGAGCCGATTTGACCATGCAGCAGAATCGGTTCTGCCAGCCCTTGTAAACCTTGTCCCCAACAGTGCAAAGGTCATGGCCACATCAGGCATTGCCGCTATCCGTCTCCTCCTAAGG CACACACATTACCCTCGTCTAATCCCCATCATCACCAGCAACTGTTCCTCCAAGTCCGTGGCAGTCAGGAG ACGTTGTTATGAGTTTTTGGACCTGGCCCTGCAGGAGTGGCACACAAGCTCCCTGGAGag ACACTCTGCCTTGCTCACAGAGACTATCAAGAAAGGAATCTATGATGCAGATGGAGACGCTCGGGCCGTGGCCAGAAG ATGTTACTGGAGCTTCCACGCTCACTTCACCCGGGAGGCGGAGAGCCTGTTTCAGAGTCTAGAGGCATCCTACCAGAGGGCGCTGCAGGCCCATCTAAGGAGTGGAGACAGTGCAATGTCACTGCCAGTGTCTGGccgctcatcttcatcttcccaAGAGAGTCTGAA TCGACCCCTGAGTGTGAAGAGCACCGCTGGTCGAG TGAAAGCTCCTCAACCCTCCAGAACCCCCATCACCTCTTCCAGTTCCCTCCAAAGATCTCGCAGTGATGTCGATGTTAATGCTGCAGCCTCAGCTGCAAGTCATACACGCATGACACCGGTGTCCTCCACTGCTTCATCCTCCACATTTAGCACCCTTCCTCCTGGATCCTACGCCTCACTCG GTCGAGTTCGTACTCGCAGGACAAGTGCAGGAAACGGGGCGACGGTGACAGACAGTCGTGGTCGCAGCAGAGGGAAGGTGGTCTCACAGTCTCAAC CTGGCAGCAGGTCTGGCTCTCCAGGAAGACTCCTAAGCACCACTTACAGAAGAATCCCACGGCCAACTGTAGGCCCCACCCACTCCAGCAGTAGTGTGAGTCGGCCTCGAGGTCACCGTAGTCAAGGATGCAGTCGTGAGACAAGCCCGTCCAGAGCCGGTGCAG ATCGTTTATCTGAACACTCTCGGCTCTCAGCCTCCGTGAACGCCATGAAGATCCTCAACACCAGCACAGAGGTGGAGGCAGCTGTAGCTGATGCTTTG CGACGGCCGGTCCGTCGGAGGTTTGAATCCCCGGGTATGAACTCGGATGACGACGCCAACAGTGACGCATCCAGTGCCTGTTCAGAGCGCTCCTACAGCTCCAGGAACGGCGGTGCTGCTCCACTCTACCTTCGACAGACGGAGGACGTGGCCGAGGTGCTCAATCACTGCGCTAGCTCCAACTGGTCTGAGAGGAAGGAGGGTCTCCTTGGTCTGCAGAACTTGCTCAAGAGCCACCGCACACTCAG TCGTGTGGAGCTGAAGAGGTTGTGTGAGATCTTCACCAGGATGTTTGCAGATCCCCATAGCAAG GTGTTCAGCATGTTCTTGGAGACTCTGGTGGACTTCATTGTGCTGCATCGAGACGACCTGCAGGACTGGCTCTTCGTATTGCTCACACAGCTGCTGAAGAAGATGGGTGCTGATCTGCTTGGGTCTGTTCAGGCCAAGGTCCAAAGAGCACTGGATGTAACCAG GGAGTCCTTTCCGTGCGATCATCAGTTCAACATCCTGATGCGCTTCATTGTGGATCAGACTCAGACGCCAAACCTAAAGGtgaaggtggcgctgctgcGCTATGTGGAGGCGTTAACTCGTCAAATGGATCCCACCCACTTTGTCAACACCAGTGAGACGCGCCTCGCTGTGTCACGCATCATCACCTGGACGGCTGAGCCCAAGAGTTCCGATGTGCGCAAG GCGGCTCAAGTGGTTCTGATCTCTCTGTTTGAGCTGAACACTCCTGAGTTCACGATGCTTCTCGGAGCGCTTCCTAAAACCTTCCAGGATGGCACCACCAAACTGCTGCACAGCCACCTGAGAAATGTGGGCGCTGCAAGCAACATTTCTACG GCTTCTCCAAGCAACTCTGGGCGATCTCTGCCCCGCCAGTCAAGCAGTCGCAGCAGCCCGCTCACCTCACCAACCTCCTGCTCTCATGCCTCATTGTCACCCAG CGCTCTAGAGGATGACAGCGAGAACCTGAACTCTGAGGAACTGTACAGCTCACTCCGTGGTGTCACAGAGGCCATCCAGAACTTCAGCTTCCGCAGCCAAGAGGACTTAATGGAGCCCCTCAGGCGGGAGGGCAGGAGGGAGATG TTAGGGGGCGGAGCTTCGACCGATTCCGATACTCGTTTATGTGGTGACGTGGTGGAGGGCGGTCGCATGGCTCTGGATAACAAAACCTCATTACTGAACACGCCATCCCCACCGTCCTTTGCTGGCCCACGGTTCCGGGACTATAACCCCTACAACTACAGTGATGGCATCAGCATGATGGACAAGGGGGGACTGAAGGAGGGCTTGCTGGATGAAAGTG GTCGCCACCCAGAATCTGTGGAGAACAAGATCATGAATCCAAAAGGTTACCAAG gtggaggagcagcagagcagctggagctggtAGCAGAGCTGCTGAAGGAGCTGTCGTCAACACAGGTCGGTGAGCGGAACCCTGAGGACAGGCGTGCCacgctgctggagctgctgaaaGTGGCACGTGAGGACAGCGCCGCCGTGTGGGAGGAACACTTCAAAAccatgctgctgttgctgctggagaCCTTGGAGGACCGAGAT CACACCATTCGAGCCCTTGCACTGCGCGTCCTCCGGGAGATTCTGCGGAACCAACCGGCTCGCTTCAAAAACTACGCTGAGCTCACCATCATGAAGACGCTGGAGGCCCACAAGGACTCGCACAAGGAG GTTGTGCGAGCAGCAGAAGAGGCTGCGTCCACTCTGGCCGGCTCGGCCCACCCTGAGCAGTGCATCAAGGTCCTGTGTCCCATCGTCCAGACGGCAGACTTCCCCATCAACCTCGCCGCCATCAAGATGCAGACCCGAGCAATTGAGCGTGTTACCAAGGAACCGCTGCACCAGCTTCTGCCGGATGTCATCCCAGGATTACTTCAG GGATACGACAACACAGAGAGCAGTGTGAGAAAGGCAAGTGTCTTCTGTCTGGTTGCCATCTACTCAGTCATCGGAGAGGAGCTGAAGCCCTACCTGGCTCAGCTGACAGGAAGCCAG ATGAAGCTGCTAAACCTGTACATCAAGCGAGCCCAAACTTCagccagcaacagcagcagctcctctgacATTTCATCCTACTGA
- the LOC128760549 gene encoding CLIP-associating protein 1-A-like isoform X7 codes for MEEEVAVVGVEYLLEQVMQKDMGKRLQVGQEITELILDQERTPDLEKDQTMLDRTVDAVASSWVNSNNFKVVLFGMDILSALITRLQERFRTQVGTVLPSLIDRLGDAKDQVRDQDQSLLLKLMDQAANPQYVWERLMGGFKHKNYRTREGLCLCLISTLNVFGSQSLTLSKMVPQICNLLGDPNSQVRDGAMNCLVEIYRHVGERVRIDLGKKGLPQSWLNALFSRFDEVQRSGNMVPSPVSDKNLDDDDSVDGGRSSSSSRTGSSCGRKNVSMGSFRRPAPPSGASGNKGAGRDGLAAGAVDEEDFIQAFEDVPTVQIYSNREVEETMTKIRDVLSDDKKDWELRVAALKKVRSLLLAGAADYEGFLPQLRLMEPLFKQSAKDLRSQVVREACITLGHLSSVLGSRFDHAAESVLPALVNLVPNSAKVMATSGIAAIRLLLRHTHYPRLIPIITSNCSSKSVAVRRRCYEFLDLALQEWHTSSLERHSALLTETIKKGIYDADGDARAVARRCYWSFHAHFTREAESLFQSLEASYQRALQAHLRSGDSAMSLPVSGRSSSSSQESLNRPLSVKSTAGRVKAPQPSRTPITSSSSLQRSRSDVDVNAAASAASHTRMTPVSSTASSSTFSTLPPGSYASLGRVRTRRTSAGNGATVTDSRGRSRGKVVSQSQPGSRSGSPGRLLSTTYRRIPRPTVGPTHSSSSVSRPRGHRSQGCSRETSPSRAGAARSRIPRPSMSQGCSRETSRESSRDPSPSPLDRLSEHSRLSASVNAMKILNTSTEVEAAVADALLLGDSRSKRRPVRRRFESPGMNSDDDANSDASSACSERSYSSRNGGAAPLYLRQTEDVAEVLNHCASSNWSERKEGLLGLQNLLKSHRTLSRVELKRLCEIFTRMFADPHSKVFSMFLETLVDFIVLHRDDLQDWLFVLLTQLLKKMGADLLGSVQAKVQRALDVTRESFPCDHQFNILMRFIVDQTQTPNLKVKVALLRYVEALTRQMDPTHFVNTSETRLAVSRIITWTAEPKSSDVRKAAQVVLISLFELNTPEFTMLLGALPKTFQDGTTKLLHSHLRNVGAASNISTASPSNSGRSLPRQSSSRSSPLTSPTSCSHASLSPSALEDDSENLNSEELYSSLRGVTEAIQNFSFRSQEDLMEPLRREGRREMLGGGASTDSDTRLCGDVVEGGRMALDNKTSLLNTPSPPSFAGPRFRDYNPYNYSDGISMMDKGGLKEGLLDESGRHPESVENKIMNPKGYQGGGAAEQLELVAELLKELSSTQVGERNPEDRRATLLELLKVAREDSAAVWEEHFKTMLLLLLETLEDRDHTIRALALRVLREILRNQPARFKNYAELTIMKTLEAHKDSHKEVVRAAEEAASTLAGSAHPEQCIKVLCPIVQTADFPINLAAIKMQTRAIERVTKEPLHQLLPDVIPGLLQGYDNTESSVRKASVFCLVAIYSVIGEELKPYLAQLTGSQMKLLNLYIKRAQTSASNSSSSSDISSY; via the exons ATGGAAGAGGAGGTGGCGGTCGTGGGTGTGGAATATTTGCTGGAGCAGGTGATGCAGAAGGACATGGGGAAGAGGCTCCAGGTGGGTCAGGAGATCACGGAGCTCATTCTGGACCAGGAGCGTACCCCGGATCTGGAAAAGGACCAGACCATGTTGGATCGGACAGTGGACGCCGTGGCCAGCTCCTGGGTCAACTCAAATAACTTTAAA GTGGTGTTATTTGGGATGGACATCCTTTCAGCTCTGATCACACGACTTCAGGAAAGATTCAGGACTCAGGTGGGCACAG TGCTTCCTAGTTTGATTGATCGTCTTGGAGATGCCAAGGACCAAGtgagagaccaagaccagtctctgctgctaaAGTTGATGGACCAGGCTGCCAACCCACAG TACGTGTGGGAAAGGTTGATGGGAGGTTTTAAACACAAGAACTACAGGACCAGAGAAGGACTCTGCCTCTGTCTCATCTCAACACTCAATGT GTTTGGATCTCAGAGTTTAACACTCAGTAAGATGGTCCCTCAAATCTGTAACCTGCTTGGAGATCCGAACAGTCAG GTTCGTGATGGAGCCATGAATTGTCTAGTAGAGATCTACCGTCATGTGGGAGAGAGAGTTCGGATCGACTTGGGCAAGAAGGGACTGCCGCAGTCTTG GTTAAATGCCCTATTCAGCCGCTTTGATGAAGTCCAGAGGTCTGGAAACATGGTGCCATCACCAGTTTCAG ATAAGAATTTGGATGACGATGACTCTGTGGATGGCGGGCgctcttcgtcctcctccagAACCGGATCGTCTTGTGGGAGGAAAAACGTGAGCATGGGGTCATTCAGACGCCCTGCCCCTCCCTCAGGAGCGTCTGGCAACAAGGGAGCTG GCAGGGACGGTCTGGCTGCTGGTGCTGTGGATGAGGAAGACTTCATCCAGGCGTTCGAGGATGTTCCAACAGTCCAG ATTTATTCAAACAGAGAGGTGGAGGAAACAATGACAAAGATCAGAGATGTTTTGTCGGATGACAAGAAAGACTGGGAGCTGAGAGTGGCGGCG CTTAAGAAGGTTCGCTCTTTGCTTCTGGCTGGCGCAGCAGATTATGAAGGGTTTCTGCCTCAGCTGCGGCTGATGGAGCCTCTGTTCAAACAGTCTGCAAAAGACCTGCGTTCACAGGTTGTTCGGGAGGCTTGTATCACATTAGG ACACCTGTCTTCAGTATTGGGGAGCCGATTTGACCATGCAGCAGAATCGGTTCTGCCAGCCCTTGTAAACCTTGTCCCCAACAGTGCAAAGGTCATGGCCACATCAGGCATTGCCGCTATCCGTCTCCTCCTAAGG CACACACATTACCCTCGTCTAATCCCCATCATCACCAGCAACTGTTCCTCCAAGTCCGTGGCAGTCAGGAG ACGTTGTTATGAGTTTTTGGACCTGGCCCTGCAGGAGTGGCACACAAGCTCCCTGGAGag ACACTCTGCCTTGCTCACAGAGACTATCAAGAAAGGAATCTATGATGCAGATGGAGACGCTCGGGCCGTGGCCAGAAG ATGTTACTGGAGCTTCCACGCTCACTTCACCCGGGAGGCGGAGAGCCTGTTTCAGAGTCTAGAGGCATCCTACCAGAGGGCGCTGCAGGCCCATCTAAGGAGTGGAGACAGTGCAATGTCACTGCCAGTGTCTGGccgctcatcttcatcttcccaAGAGAGTCTGAA TCGACCCCTGAGTGTGAAGAGCACCGCTGGTCGAG TGAAAGCTCCTCAACCCTCCAGAACCCCCATCACCTCTTCCAGTTCCCTCCAAAGATCTCGCAGTGATGTCGATGTTAATGCTGCAGCCTCAGCTGCAAGTCATACACGCATGACACCGGTGTCCTCCACTGCTTCATCCTCCACATTTAGCACCCTTCCTCCTGGATCCTACGCCTCACTCG GTCGAGTTCGTACTCGCAGGACAAGTGCAGGAAACGGGGCGACGGTGACAGACAGTCGTGGTCGCAGCAGAGGGAAGGTGGTCTCACAGTCTCAAC CTGGCAGCAGGTCTGGCTCTCCAGGAAGACTCCTAAGCACCACTTACAGAAGAATCCCACGGCCAACTGTAGGCCCCACCCACTCCAGCAGTAGTGTGAGTCGGCCTCGAGGTCACCGTAGTCAAGGATGCAGTCGTGAGACAAGCCCGTCCAGAGCCGGTGCAG CCCGCAGCAGAATCCCTCGCCCCAGCATGAGTCAAGGCTGTAGCCGCGAAACCAGTCGCGAGAGCAGCCGAGACCCCAGCCCCTCTCCCCTTG ATCGTTTATCTGAACACTCTCGGCTCTCAGCCTCCGTGAACGCCATGAAGATCCTCAACACCAGCACAGAGGTGGAGGCAGCTGTAGCTGATGCTTTG CTGTTAGGAGACTCCAGAAGTAAG CGACGGCCGGTCCGTCGGAGGTTTGAATCCCCGGGTATGAACTCGGATGACGACGCCAACAGTGACGCATCCAGTGCCTGTTCAGAGCGCTCCTACAGCTCCAGGAACGGCGGTGCTGCTCCACTCTACCTTCGACAGACGGAGGACGTGGCCGAGGTGCTCAATCACTGCGCTAGCTCCAACTGGTCTGAGAGGAAGGAGGGTCTCCTTGGTCTGCAGAACTTGCTCAAGAGCCACCGCACACTCAG TCGTGTGGAGCTGAAGAGGTTGTGTGAGATCTTCACCAGGATGTTTGCAGATCCCCATAGCAAG GTGTTCAGCATGTTCTTGGAGACTCTGGTGGACTTCATTGTGCTGCATCGAGACGACCTGCAGGACTGGCTCTTCGTATTGCTCACACAGCTGCTGAAGAAGATGGGTGCTGATCTGCTTGGGTCTGTTCAGGCCAAGGTCCAAAGAGCACTGGATGTAACCAG GGAGTCCTTTCCGTGCGATCATCAGTTCAACATCCTGATGCGCTTCATTGTGGATCAGACTCAGACGCCAAACCTAAAGGtgaaggtggcgctgctgcGCTATGTGGAGGCGTTAACTCGTCAAATGGATCCCACCCACTTTGTCAACACCAGTGAGACGCGCCTCGCTGTGTCACGCATCATCACCTGGACGGCTGAGCCCAAGAGTTCCGATGTGCGCAAG GCGGCTCAAGTGGTTCTGATCTCTCTGTTTGAGCTGAACACTCCTGAGTTCACGATGCTTCTCGGAGCGCTTCCTAAAACCTTCCAGGATGGCACCACCAAACTGCTGCACAGCCACCTGAGAAATGTGGGCGCTGCAAGCAACATTTCTACG GCTTCTCCAAGCAACTCTGGGCGATCTCTGCCCCGCCAGTCAAGCAGTCGCAGCAGCCCGCTCACCTCACCAACCTCCTGCTCTCATGCCTCATTGTCACCCAG CGCTCTAGAGGATGACAGCGAGAACCTGAACTCTGAGGAACTGTACAGCTCACTCCGTGGTGTCACAGAGGCCATCCAGAACTTCAGCTTCCGCAGCCAAGAGGACTTAATGGAGCCCCTCAGGCGGGAGGGCAGGAGGGAGATG TTAGGGGGCGGAGCTTCGACCGATTCCGATACTCGTTTATGTGGTGACGTGGTGGAGGGCGGTCGCATGGCTCTGGATAACAAAACCTCATTACTGAACACGCCATCCCCACCGTCCTTTGCTGGCCCACGGTTCCGGGACTATAACCCCTACAACTACAGTGATGGCATCAGCATGATGGACAAGGGGGGACTGAAGGAGGGCTTGCTGGATGAAAGTG GTCGCCACCCAGAATCTGTGGAGAACAAGATCATGAATCCAAAAGGTTACCAAG gtggaggagcagcagagcagctggagctggtAGCAGAGCTGCTGAAGGAGCTGTCGTCAACACAGGTCGGTGAGCGGAACCCTGAGGACAGGCGTGCCacgctgctggagctgctgaaaGTGGCACGTGAGGACAGCGCCGCCGTGTGGGAGGAACACTTCAAAAccatgctgctgttgctgctggagaCCTTGGAGGACCGAGAT CACACCATTCGAGCCCTTGCACTGCGCGTCCTCCGGGAGATTCTGCGGAACCAACCGGCTCGCTTCAAAAACTACGCTGAGCTCACCATCATGAAGACGCTGGAGGCCCACAAGGACTCGCACAAGGAG GTTGTGCGAGCAGCAGAAGAGGCTGCGTCCACTCTGGCCGGCTCGGCCCACCCTGAGCAGTGCATCAAGGTCCTGTGTCCCATCGTCCAGACGGCAGACTTCCCCATCAACCTCGCCGCCATCAAGATGCAGACCCGAGCAATTGAGCGTGTTACCAAGGAACCGCTGCACCAGCTTCTGCCGGATGTCATCCCAGGATTACTTCAG GGATACGACAACACAGAGAGCAGTGTGAGAAAGGCAAGTGTCTTCTGTCTGGTTGCCATCTACTCAGTCATCGGAGAGGAGCTGAAGCCCTACCTGGCTCAGCTGACAGGAAGCCAG ATGAAGCTGCTAAACCTGTACATCAAGCGAGCCCAAACTTCagccagcaacagcagcagctcctctgacATTTCATCCTACTGA